From a single Sphingobium sp. genomic region:
- a CDS encoding prolyl oligopeptidase family serine peptidase, which translates to MRYLAAIAALALPLAPVLAQEQPVVPTVPKPAALIADGMPEVPAELAAETRPYMEFRTAGFVGWHPTERRMMIATRFANTAQLHLVAQPMGMRKQVSFEAEPVGNGSWAPKTGDVFVTQKDIGGNEFFQIHTLKDGKLTMLTDGQSRNSLSAWSDDGELIAYSSTKRNGTDTDLYVMNPRDPSTARMVAEVKGGGWSLAAFAPDKKSAVVGSYVSVTNTDLYMLDLASGVMTPIGDPKKDIAYGGAQFAPDGSLWVTSDEGADFQRLGTLDRKTGKFTPRGPKENWDVDTFDIAPDGSFIAYVTNEAGMAKLKLLDPKTDQVRTVDSLPAGIIGGLEISEWGEIGITFTSARSAADAYSVDPKTMAVTRWTESETGGLDVTKNSEPELVKIKSFDGLEVSGFLYRPDPAKFPGKRPMIMNVHGGPEGQSRPGFLGRNNYLLNEQGVAIFFPNVRGSTGYGKTFVSLDNGPFKREDSVKDMGAFLDALAKDPALDAGSFGLTGGSYGGYMCYAAAVQFKTKLRATNCIVAISNFVTFLENTQSYRRDLRRVEYGDERDPKQRAKLLEISPLTRVSEIEKPMMVVTGANDPRVPQSEADQIVKAIRERGATAWHLVGTNEGHGFAKKENADYQFWTSLIFWQQNLLGK; encoded by the coding sequence ATGCGTTATCTTGCCGCCATCGCCGCACTTGCCTTGCCGCTGGCCCCTGTGCTTGCACAGGAACAGCCTGTGGTTCCAACCGTTCCGAAACCGGCCGCGTTGATCGCGGATGGAATGCCAGAAGTTCCCGCCGAACTCGCCGCCGAAACCCGGCCCTATATGGAATTTCGCACCGCCGGTTTTGTCGGCTGGCACCCGACCGAACGGCGGATGATGATTGCAACGCGCTTTGCCAATACCGCGCAATTGCATCTGGTGGCGCAGCCGATGGGGATGCGCAAACAGGTCAGTTTTGAGGCAGAGCCTGTCGGCAATGGCAGCTGGGCACCCAAGACCGGCGATGTGTTCGTCACCCAAAAAGATATTGGCGGCAACGAATTCTTTCAGATCCACACGCTGAAAGACGGCAAGCTGACGATGCTGACCGACGGCCAGAGCCGCAACAGCCTGAGCGCCTGGAGCGATGATGGTGAACTCATCGCCTATAGCTCAACCAAACGTAACGGCACCGATACCGACCTTTATGTGATGAACCCGCGCGATCCATCGACCGCCCGGATGGTCGCAGAGGTGAAGGGCGGCGGCTGGTCGCTGGCTGCCTTTGCTCCCGATAAGAAAAGCGCGGTTGTCGGCAGTTATGTCTCGGTTACCAACACCGATTTATACATGCTCGATCTGGCCAGCGGCGTGATGACGCCGATCGGCGATCCGAAAAAAGACATCGCTTATGGCGGCGCGCAATTCGCCCCCGATGGCAGCCTGTGGGTGACATCGGACGAAGGCGCTGACTTCCAACGGCTGGGAACGCTCGATAGGAAAACCGGCAAATTCACGCCGCGTGGCCCGAAGGAAAATTGGGACGTCGACACATTCGACATCGCGCCCGACGGCAGCTTCATCGCTTATGTCACCAACGAAGCCGGGATGGCGAAGCTGAAGCTGCTCGATCCCAAAACCGATCAGGTGCGCACCGTCGACAGCCTTCCAGCCGGTATTATTGGCGGGCTCGAAATTTCTGAATGGGGCGAGATTGGCATCACCTTCACCTCGGCCCGCAGCGCAGCCGACGCCTATTCGGTTGATCCCAAGACGATGGCCGTCACCCGCTGGACCGAAAGCGAAACCGGTGGGCTGGATGTCACCAAAAATAGCGAGCCCGAACTGGTGAAGATCAAAAGCTTTGACGGGCTTGAAGTCTCCGGCTTCCTCTATCGCCCCGATCCGGCAAAGTTCCCGGGCAAGCGGCCGATGATCATGAATGTCCATGGCGGGCCCGAAGGGCAATCACGGCCGGGCTTCCTTGGTCGTAACAATTATCTGCTCAACGAACAGGGCGTTGCGATCTTCTTCCCCAATGTCCGCGGCTCGACGGGTTATGGAAAGACTTTTGTCAGCCTCGACAATGGGCCGTTCAAGCGCGAGGATTCGGTGAAGGACATGGGTGCCTTTCTCGATGCGCTGGCAAAGGATCCCGCGTTGGATGCCGGCAGCTTCGGCCTGACGGGCGGCTCCTATGGCGGCTATATGTGCTATGCCGCTGCGGTCCAGTTCAAGACAAAGCTGCGTGCGACCAATTGCATCGTCGCCATCTCCAACTTCGTCACTTTCCTTGAAAATACGCAAAGCTATCGCCGCGATCTGCGCCGCGTCGAATATGGCGACGAGCGTGATCCCAAGCAGCGCGCAAAGCTGCTCGAGATTTCACCGTTGACCCGAGTCAGCGAAATCGAAAAGCCGATGATGGTTGTCACCGGTGCCAATGACCCGCGCGTGCCGCAATCCGAAGCCGACCAGATCGTCAAGGCGATCCGCGAACGCGGCGCCACGGCATGGCACCTTGTCGGCACCAATGAAGGCCATGGTTTCGCGAAAAAGGAAAATGCCGACTACCAGTTCTGGACGTCGCTGATTTTCTGGCAGCAGAATCTGCTGGGCAAATAA